One genomic window of Euwallacea fornicatus isolate EFF26 chromosome 7, ASM4011564v1, whole genome shotgun sequence includes the following:
- the LOC136339894 gene encoding uncharacterized protein isoform X3 — protein MEADNIRNEKIQKVLKKFLDPNFKVKNDVYLNQFLTHLVGKNNCKSSDTTKALTSEQKDQFSQWLIEASSVWEKKKCIPPNTILSFTLNLASHLSKDEQIFVKLNSQNVYESLACITQTSFDKDASIIHGFVAMLCSFLEHKSGLQWVLATNYWIKIFNLGINAHTLYIQKKAYQFIAKLLKKTIVFNRQFCRNLVYLLVEPLKDALRILPAPQEGEPAPIESSTLFETLKPSLIYISEVTEILVKDVQAAVLHLFEESELIETVKKLLLLSQIEDFSCELIKIRFIMLFAKLSRDRAIKEGSVNEVLNDSLSYFDMKTLFDIIEGEMDKDHMKCVIKVCHFAHSVYRSIPGNAPLCVRKGEPIEFENQMVLFQIMPLMIFFGNNGVSKETKLNDVFRREFVQKLVKLSAIRTLGICFRWKNRLMSRQALMEDMTFGLQYMLKAKNLLNKERATIFFQPLIYAMKDSIAVLKTGDCTCTNNTNPSCDNFLVTLLETIIDLVLTFDLTWKDSIETISVMSIACELLQYTFWSQKVTVSLLRLLNLALAKYMSPAMALLTYDSNDSVVSHTGNLLVARCHSTSWEIRDTALECVHTMAVDANIRFPAHKNVLLKAGLPQLLVQMALNDSEFYVRATAFKCLQELIQIDEIWEVIKVMDQFLDKILNIFENETEGVVRKEAVTLIHKINQSQQFPNCMQNKLYDVMTHGAVGDLHWEVKCNALDFWLHVIKVHLVNQGMIDDKFPEVTFSKENRKIVILNETEVRKRLVKVLNQLSHNGCLYVLKATCLDDCDVEVSRKSATALVKLGEMLKFYHVPSENIDTVNSPTLSVQTSPSEKSMGGTLSNCIGDPVPSPCSSIRSPEISCLL, from the exons ATGGAAGCTGATAACAtccgaaatgaaaaaatacagaaGGTGCTAAAGAAATTCCTCGATCCTAATTTCAAAGTGAAGaatgatgtttatttaaaccAATTTCTAACCCATTTGGTGGGCAAAAATAACTGCAAATCATCAG atACAACAAAAGCTCTTACCAGCGAACAAAAAGACCAGTTCAGTCAATGGCTGATAGAAGCTTCATCAGTAtgggaaaagaaaaaatgtataccTCCAAATACCATCTTATCATTCACCCTAAACTTAGCCAGTCATTTAAGTAAAGATGAACAAATATTTGTTAAGCTCAATAGTCAAAATGTGTACGAATCTCTGGCCT gtATAACTCAGACTAGTTTTGACAAAGACGCCAGTATAATCCATGGATTTGTTGCTATGTTATGCTCGTTTTTGGAGCATAAAAGCGGGCTGCAGTGGGTTTTGGCTACCAACTATtggattaaaatattcaatttgggAATAAATGCTCATACTTTGTATATCCAGAAAAAAGC cTATCAATTCATAgcaaaacttttaaagaaaacaatagTCTTTAACCGACAGTTTTGCCGTAACTTAGTTTATTTGCTTGTTGAGCCACTAAAGGACGCTTTAAGGATATTGCCAGCCCCTCAAGAAGGGGAACCAGCTCCAATTGAAAGCAGCACTCTCTTTGAAACCCTGAAGCCCAGTTTAATATATATCTCAGAG gtAACAGAAATTTTAGTCAAAGACGTGCAGGCAGCAGTGTTGCATTTATTTGAGGAATCTGAATTAATCGAAACCGTCAAAAAACTGCTGCTCTTGTCtcaaattgaagatttttcatgcgaattgataaaaataagatttataaTGTTATTCGCCAAGCTAAGTAGAGATAGGGCGATTAAGGAAGGCAGTGTCAATGAAGTCCTCAATGACTCATTATCTTATTTCGACATGAAGACATTGTTTGACATTATTGAAGGGGAAATGGATAAAG atCATATGAAGTGTGTGATTAAGGTGTGCCATTTTGCTCACTCTGTGTACCGCAGCATACCAGGAAATGCACCGTTGTGTGTGAGAAAAGGCGAACCTATCGAGTTCGAGAACCAAATGGTATTGTTTCAGATAATGCCTCTCATG atttttttcggTAACAATGGTGTGAGCAAAGAAACGAAACTGAACGATGTTTTTAGAAGGgaatttgttcaaaaactgGTTAAATTGAGCGCTATTAGAACACTTGGTATTT GTTTTAGGTGGAAAAACCGTTTAATGTCGAGGCAAGCCTTAATGGAGGACATGACTTTCGGATTGCAATACATGCTTAAGGCgaaaaatctgttaaacaaagaaaGAGCTACCATTTTTTTCCAACCCTTGATATATGCGATGAAAGATTCTATAGCAGTGTTGAAAACAGGGGATTGCACGTGTACAAACAACACGAACCCCAG TTGCGATAATTTTTTGGTCACACTATTGGAAACAATAATAGACTTGGTGCTAACATTTGATTTAACATGGAAGGACAGCATCGAAACCATATCAGTAATGAGCATTGCCTGTGAATTATTACAATACACCTTTTGGAGTCAAAAG gtGACAGTGTCGCTCCTCAGATTACTAAACTTAGCATTGGCCAAATATATGTCTCCAGCTATGGCATTGCTCACATACGATTCGAATGATTCCGTAGTTTCGCACACCGGAAATTTATTAGTGGCTAGATGCCATAGTACCAGTTGGGAAATTAGAGATACAGCTTTAGAGTGCGTCCATACCATGGCGGTAGATGCAAATATCA GATTTCCTGCCCATAAAAATGTTCTACTTAAGGCAGGGTTGCCACAGCTATTGGTGCAGATGGCCCTCAACGATTCCGAATTTTACGTTAGAGCCACCGCTTTTAAATGTTTGCAAGAATTAATACAAATTGATGAGATTTGGGAAGTTATTAAAGTGATGGAtcaatttttg GACAAAATTCTCaacatatttgaaaatgaaacagaAGGTGTAGTACGGAAAGAGGCAGTCACTTTGATACATAAAATCAACCAATCTCAACAGTTTCCCAATTGCATGCAAAACAA aTTATACGATGTGATGACCCATGGTGCCGTGGGAGACCTTCATTGGGAAGTTAAATGTAATGCCTTGGACTTTTGGTTACACGTCATTAAAGTTCATCTTGTTAATCAAG GTATGATTGATGACaaatttcccgaagttacgtTCTCCAAAGAGAACcgaaaaattgttatattgAACGAGACTGAGGTGCGGAAGCGTCTTGTCAAAGTACTAAATCAGTTAAGCCATAATGGCTGTTTGTACGTTTTAAAAGCAACATGTTTAGACGACTGCGATGTAGAGGTTTCAAGGAAAAGTGCCACAGCCCTTGTAAAACTGGGCGagatgttgaaattttaccaC GTACCCAGCGAAAATATAGATACAGTGAATTCGCCAACCTTATCTGTTCAAACCTCACCCAGCGAAAAATCAATGGGTGGAACTTTATCCAATTGCATCGGCGATCCTGTTCCAAGCCCCTGTTCGAGTATAAGAAGTCCTGAG ATCTCTTGTCTCCTCTGA
- the LOC136339894 gene encoding uncharacterized protein isoform X2: MEADNIRNEKIQKVLKKFLDPNFKVKNDVYLNQFLTHLVGKNNCKSSDTTKALTSEQKDQFSQWLIEASSVWEKKKCIPPNTILSFTLNLASHLSKDEQIFVKLNSQNVYESLACITQTSFDKDASIIHGFVAMLCSFLEHKSGLQWVLATNYWIKIFNLGINAHTLYIQKKAYQFIAKLLKKTIVFNRQFCRNLVYLLVEPLKDALRILPAPQEGEPAPIESSTLFETLKPSLIYISEVTEILVKDVQAAVLHLFEESELIETVKKLLLLSQIEDFSCELIKIRFIMLFAKLSRDRAIKEGSVNEVLNDSLSYFDMKTLFDIIEGEMDKDHMKCVIKVCHFAHSVYRSIPGNAPLCVRKGEPIEFENQMVLFQIMPLMIFFGNNGVSKETKLNDVFRREFVQKLVKLSAIRTLGICFRWKNRLMSRQALMEDMTFGLQYMLKAKNLLNKERATIFFQPLIYAMKDSIAVLKTGDCTCTNNTNPSCDNFLVTLLETIIDLVLTFDLTWKDSIETISVMSIACELLQYTFWSQKVTVSLLRLLNLALAKYMSPAMALLTYDSNDSVVSHTGNLLVARCHSTSWEIRDTALECVHTMAVDANIRFPAHKNVLLKAGLPQLLVQMALNDSEFYVRATAFKCLQELIQIDEIWEVIKVMDQFLDKILNIFENETEGVVRKEAVTLIHKINQSQQFPNCMQNKLYDVMTHGAVGDLHWEVKCNALDFWLHVIKVHLVNQGMIDDKFPEVTFSKENRKIVILNETEVRKRLVKVLNQLSHNGCLYVLKATCLDDCDVEVSRKSATALVKLGEMLKFYHVPSENIDTVNSPTLSVQTSPSEKSMGGTLSNCIGDPVPSPCSSIRSPEYASIFNPLSPIQFPSSPSLNLDLLSPLNSNPSDCSGSCIMDQETLAELPLSKVMENSSINSDSKNTSLSMMDPQKLDSIMDDLLKSNDMSFLERIYSPADQVKHTITMQTKKYLAPSEFLKFIFYKVEDHIKQKTHWLDSLDEFDSLLDDILKEYNIEPDINKMDCY, translated from the exons ATGGAAGCTGATAACAtccgaaatgaaaaaatacagaaGGTGCTAAAGAAATTCCTCGATCCTAATTTCAAAGTGAAGaatgatgtttatttaaaccAATTTCTAACCCATTTGGTGGGCAAAAATAACTGCAAATCATCAG atACAACAAAAGCTCTTACCAGCGAACAAAAAGACCAGTTCAGTCAATGGCTGATAGAAGCTTCATCAGTAtgggaaaagaaaaaatgtataccTCCAAATACCATCTTATCATTCACCCTAAACTTAGCCAGTCATTTAAGTAAAGATGAACAAATATTTGTTAAGCTCAATAGTCAAAATGTGTACGAATCTCTGGCCT gtATAACTCAGACTAGTTTTGACAAAGACGCCAGTATAATCCATGGATTTGTTGCTATGTTATGCTCGTTTTTGGAGCATAAAAGCGGGCTGCAGTGGGTTTTGGCTACCAACTATtggattaaaatattcaatttgggAATAAATGCTCATACTTTGTATATCCAGAAAAAAGC cTATCAATTCATAgcaaaacttttaaagaaaacaatagTCTTTAACCGACAGTTTTGCCGTAACTTAGTTTATTTGCTTGTTGAGCCACTAAAGGACGCTTTAAGGATATTGCCAGCCCCTCAAGAAGGGGAACCAGCTCCAATTGAAAGCAGCACTCTCTTTGAAACCCTGAAGCCCAGTTTAATATATATCTCAGAG gtAACAGAAATTTTAGTCAAAGACGTGCAGGCAGCAGTGTTGCATTTATTTGAGGAATCTGAATTAATCGAAACCGTCAAAAAACTGCTGCTCTTGTCtcaaattgaagatttttcatgcgaattgataaaaataagatttataaTGTTATTCGCCAAGCTAAGTAGAGATAGGGCGATTAAGGAAGGCAGTGTCAATGAAGTCCTCAATGACTCATTATCTTATTTCGACATGAAGACATTGTTTGACATTATTGAAGGGGAAATGGATAAAG atCATATGAAGTGTGTGATTAAGGTGTGCCATTTTGCTCACTCTGTGTACCGCAGCATACCAGGAAATGCACCGTTGTGTGTGAGAAAAGGCGAACCTATCGAGTTCGAGAACCAAATGGTATTGTTTCAGATAATGCCTCTCATG atttttttcggTAACAATGGTGTGAGCAAAGAAACGAAACTGAACGATGTTTTTAGAAGGgaatttgttcaaaaactgGTTAAATTGAGCGCTATTAGAACACTTGGTATTT GTTTTAGGTGGAAAAACCGTTTAATGTCGAGGCAAGCCTTAATGGAGGACATGACTTTCGGATTGCAATACATGCTTAAGGCgaaaaatctgttaaacaaagaaaGAGCTACCATTTTTTTCCAACCCTTGATATATGCGATGAAAGATTCTATAGCAGTGTTGAAAACAGGGGATTGCACGTGTACAAACAACACGAACCCCAG TTGCGATAATTTTTTGGTCACACTATTGGAAACAATAATAGACTTGGTGCTAACATTTGATTTAACATGGAAGGACAGCATCGAAACCATATCAGTAATGAGCATTGCCTGTGAATTATTACAATACACCTTTTGGAGTCAAAAG gtGACAGTGTCGCTCCTCAGATTACTAAACTTAGCATTGGCCAAATATATGTCTCCAGCTATGGCATTGCTCACATACGATTCGAATGATTCCGTAGTTTCGCACACCGGAAATTTATTAGTGGCTAGATGCCATAGTACCAGTTGGGAAATTAGAGATACAGCTTTAGAGTGCGTCCATACCATGGCGGTAGATGCAAATATCA GATTTCCTGCCCATAAAAATGTTCTACTTAAGGCAGGGTTGCCACAGCTATTGGTGCAGATGGCCCTCAACGATTCCGAATTTTACGTTAGAGCCACCGCTTTTAAATGTTTGCAAGAATTAATACAAATTGATGAGATTTGGGAAGTTATTAAAGTGATGGAtcaatttttg GACAAAATTCTCaacatatttgaaaatgaaacagaAGGTGTAGTACGGAAAGAGGCAGTCACTTTGATACATAAAATCAACCAATCTCAACAGTTTCCCAATTGCATGCAAAACAA aTTATACGATGTGATGACCCATGGTGCCGTGGGAGACCTTCATTGGGAAGTTAAATGTAATGCCTTGGACTTTTGGTTACACGTCATTAAAGTTCATCTTGTTAATCAAG GTATGATTGATGACaaatttcccgaagttacgtTCTCCAAAGAGAACcgaaaaattgttatattgAACGAGACTGAGGTGCGGAAGCGTCTTGTCAAAGTACTAAATCAGTTAAGCCATAATGGCTGTTTGTACGTTTTAAAAGCAACATGTTTAGACGACTGCGATGTAGAGGTTTCAAGGAAAAGTGCCACAGCCCTTGTAAAACTGGGCGagatgttgaaattttaccaC GTACCCAGCGAAAATATAGATACAGTGAATTCGCCAACCTTATCTGTTCAAACCTCACCCAGCGAAAAATCAATGGGTGGAACTTTATCCAATTGCATCGGCGATCCTGTTCCAAGCCCCTGTTCGAGTATAAGAAGTCCTGAG TatgcttcaatttttaatccgCTCAGTCCCATTCAATTCCCTTCTAGTCCTTCTCTAAATCTAGATCTCTTGTCTCCTCTGAACTCAAACCCCTCTGATTGTTCGGGATCTTGCATAATGGATCAGGAGACACTAGCAGAACTTCCTCTATCCAAAGTTATGGAAAATTCGAGTATTAATTCGGACTCAAAG AATACATCTTTAAGTATGATGGATCCGCAGAAATTAGACTCAATTATGGATGATTTGTTGAAGTCCAATGACATGTCCTTTCTCGAACGAATTTATAGTCCTGCGGATCAG GTTAAACATACCATCACAATGCAAACTAAAAAGtacttggctccttcggagtttcttaaattcattttttataaagtaGAAGAtcacataaaacaaaaaactcaCTGGTTGGATAGTCTCGatgaatttgactctttgttagATGATATATTGAAGGAGTATAACATTGAACCTGATATTAACAAAATGGATTGTTATTGA
- the LOC136339894 gene encoding uncharacterized protein isoform X1: MEADNIRNEKIQKVLKKFLDPNFKVKNDVYLNQFLTHLVGKNNCKSSDTTKALTSEQKDQFSQWLIEASSVWEKKKCIPPNTILSFTLNLASHLSKDEQIFVKLNSQNVYESLACITQTSFDKDASIIHGFVAMLCSFLEHKSGLQWVLATNYWIKIFNLGINAHTLYIQKKAYQFIAKLLKKTIVFNRQFCRNLVYLLVEPLKDALRILPAPQEGEPAPIESSTLFETLKPSLIYISEVTEILVKDVQAAVLHLFEESELIETVKKLLLLSQIEDFSCELIKIRFIMLFAKLSRDRAIKEGSVNEVLNDSLSYFDMKTLFDIIEGEMDKDHMKCVIKVCHFAHSVYRSIPGNAPLCVRKGEPIEFENQMVLFQIMPLMIFFGNNGVSKETKLNDVFRREFVQKLVKLSAIRTLGICFRWKNRLMSRQALMEDMTFGLQYMLKAKNLLNKERATIFFQPLIYAMKDSIAVLKTGDCTCTNNTNPSCDNFLVTLLETIIDLVLTFDLTWKDSIETISVMSIACELLQYTFWSQKVTVSLLRLLNLALAKYMSPAMALLTYDSNDSVVSHTGNLLVARCHSTSWEIRDTALECVHTMAVDANIRFPAHKNVLLKAGLPQLLVQMALNDSEFYVRATAFKCLQELIQIDEIWEVIKVMDQFLDKILNIFENETEGVVRKEAVTLIHKINQSQQFPNCMQNKLYDVMTHGAVGDLHWEVKCNALDFWLHVIKVHLVNQGMIDDKFPEVTFSKENRKIVILNETEVRKRLVKVLNQLSHNGCLYVLKATCLDDCDVEVSRKSATALVKLGEMLKFYHVPSENIDTVNSPTLSVQTSPSEKSMGGTLSNCIGDPVPSPCSSIRSPEYASIFNPLSPIQFPSSPSLNLDLLSPLNSNPSDCSGSCIMDQETLAELPLSKVMENSSINSDSKVQDLQTHLKNTSLSMMDPQKLDSIMDDLLKSNDMSFLERIYSPADQVKHTITMQTKKYLAPSEFLKFIFYKVEDHIKQKTHWLDSLDEFDSLLDDILKEYNIEPDINKMDCY; this comes from the exons ATGGAAGCTGATAACAtccgaaatgaaaaaatacagaaGGTGCTAAAGAAATTCCTCGATCCTAATTTCAAAGTGAAGaatgatgtttatttaaaccAATTTCTAACCCATTTGGTGGGCAAAAATAACTGCAAATCATCAG atACAACAAAAGCTCTTACCAGCGAACAAAAAGACCAGTTCAGTCAATGGCTGATAGAAGCTTCATCAGTAtgggaaaagaaaaaatgtataccTCCAAATACCATCTTATCATTCACCCTAAACTTAGCCAGTCATTTAAGTAAAGATGAACAAATATTTGTTAAGCTCAATAGTCAAAATGTGTACGAATCTCTGGCCT gtATAACTCAGACTAGTTTTGACAAAGACGCCAGTATAATCCATGGATTTGTTGCTATGTTATGCTCGTTTTTGGAGCATAAAAGCGGGCTGCAGTGGGTTTTGGCTACCAACTATtggattaaaatattcaatttgggAATAAATGCTCATACTTTGTATATCCAGAAAAAAGC cTATCAATTCATAgcaaaacttttaaagaaaacaatagTCTTTAACCGACAGTTTTGCCGTAACTTAGTTTATTTGCTTGTTGAGCCACTAAAGGACGCTTTAAGGATATTGCCAGCCCCTCAAGAAGGGGAACCAGCTCCAATTGAAAGCAGCACTCTCTTTGAAACCCTGAAGCCCAGTTTAATATATATCTCAGAG gtAACAGAAATTTTAGTCAAAGACGTGCAGGCAGCAGTGTTGCATTTATTTGAGGAATCTGAATTAATCGAAACCGTCAAAAAACTGCTGCTCTTGTCtcaaattgaagatttttcatgcgaattgataaaaataagatttataaTGTTATTCGCCAAGCTAAGTAGAGATAGGGCGATTAAGGAAGGCAGTGTCAATGAAGTCCTCAATGACTCATTATCTTATTTCGACATGAAGACATTGTTTGACATTATTGAAGGGGAAATGGATAAAG atCATATGAAGTGTGTGATTAAGGTGTGCCATTTTGCTCACTCTGTGTACCGCAGCATACCAGGAAATGCACCGTTGTGTGTGAGAAAAGGCGAACCTATCGAGTTCGAGAACCAAATGGTATTGTTTCAGATAATGCCTCTCATG atttttttcggTAACAATGGTGTGAGCAAAGAAACGAAACTGAACGATGTTTTTAGAAGGgaatttgttcaaaaactgGTTAAATTGAGCGCTATTAGAACACTTGGTATTT GTTTTAGGTGGAAAAACCGTTTAATGTCGAGGCAAGCCTTAATGGAGGACATGACTTTCGGATTGCAATACATGCTTAAGGCgaaaaatctgttaaacaaagaaaGAGCTACCATTTTTTTCCAACCCTTGATATATGCGATGAAAGATTCTATAGCAGTGTTGAAAACAGGGGATTGCACGTGTACAAACAACACGAACCCCAG TTGCGATAATTTTTTGGTCACACTATTGGAAACAATAATAGACTTGGTGCTAACATTTGATTTAACATGGAAGGACAGCATCGAAACCATATCAGTAATGAGCATTGCCTGTGAATTATTACAATACACCTTTTGGAGTCAAAAG gtGACAGTGTCGCTCCTCAGATTACTAAACTTAGCATTGGCCAAATATATGTCTCCAGCTATGGCATTGCTCACATACGATTCGAATGATTCCGTAGTTTCGCACACCGGAAATTTATTAGTGGCTAGATGCCATAGTACCAGTTGGGAAATTAGAGATACAGCTTTAGAGTGCGTCCATACCATGGCGGTAGATGCAAATATCA GATTTCCTGCCCATAAAAATGTTCTACTTAAGGCAGGGTTGCCACAGCTATTGGTGCAGATGGCCCTCAACGATTCCGAATTTTACGTTAGAGCCACCGCTTTTAAATGTTTGCAAGAATTAATACAAATTGATGAGATTTGGGAAGTTATTAAAGTGATGGAtcaatttttg GACAAAATTCTCaacatatttgaaaatgaaacagaAGGTGTAGTACGGAAAGAGGCAGTCACTTTGATACATAAAATCAACCAATCTCAACAGTTTCCCAATTGCATGCAAAACAA aTTATACGATGTGATGACCCATGGTGCCGTGGGAGACCTTCATTGGGAAGTTAAATGTAATGCCTTGGACTTTTGGTTACACGTCATTAAAGTTCATCTTGTTAATCAAG GTATGATTGATGACaaatttcccgaagttacgtTCTCCAAAGAGAACcgaaaaattgttatattgAACGAGACTGAGGTGCGGAAGCGTCTTGTCAAAGTACTAAATCAGTTAAGCCATAATGGCTGTTTGTACGTTTTAAAAGCAACATGTTTAGACGACTGCGATGTAGAGGTTTCAAGGAAAAGTGCCACAGCCCTTGTAAAACTGGGCGagatgttgaaattttaccaC GTACCCAGCGAAAATATAGATACAGTGAATTCGCCAACCTTATCTGTTCAAACCTCACCCAGCGAAAAATCAATGGGTGGAACTTTATCCAATTGCATCGGCGATCCTGTTCCAAGCCCCTGTTCGAGTATAAGAAGTCCTGAG TatgcttcaatttttaatccgCTCAGTCCCATTCAATTCCCTTCTAGTCCTTCTCTAAATCTAGATCTCTTGTCTCCTCTGAACTCAAACCCCTCTGATTGTTCGGGATCTTGCATAATGGATCAGGAGACACTAGCAGAACTTCCTCTATCCAAAGTTATGGAAAATTCGAGTATTAATTCGGACTCAAAGGTACAAGATTTACAAACTCATCTTAAA AATACATCTTTAAGTATGATGGATCCGCAGAAATTAGACTCAATTATGGATGATTTGTTGAAGTCCAATGACATGTCCTTTCTCGAACGAATTTATAGTCCTGCGGATCAG GTTAAACATACCATCACAATGCAAACTAAAAAGtacttggctccttcggagtttcttaaattcattttttataaagtaGAAGAtcacataaaacaaaaaactcaCTGGTTGGATAGTCTCGatgaatttgactctttgttagATGATATATTGAAGGAGTATAACATTGAACCTGATATTAACAAAATGGATTGTTATTGA
- the levy gene encoding cytochrome c oxidase subunit 6A2, mitochondrial yields MSAVFNHAVRRFLQTSVQRAVPQIEGPSAVSGLHEGGYKIWKKISLFVALPSIILCGVNCYLQHLEHEKHPHEKHFIKYEYMTRREKRFPWGDGNHSLFHNPKTNPLPDGYEA; encoded by the exons ATGTCAGCAGTTTTTAACCATGCCGTGAGGCGATTCCTGCAAACTTCCGTTCAACGGGCGGTGCCGCAAATAGAAGGCCCGTCTGCCGTTTCGGGTCTTCATGAGG GTGgctacaaaatttggaaaaagatCTCCTTATTTGTGGCTCTCCCATCCATCATTCTATGTGGGGTGAACTGCTACCTGCAACATTTGGAACATGAAAAACACCCACATGAGAAACATTTCATCAAATATGAATACATGACTAGACGCGAAAAAAGATTCCCATGGGGTGATGGCAACCATAGCTTGTTTCACAACCCCAAAACCAATCCATTGCCTGATGGATATGAGGCATAG